In Solimonas sp. K1W22B-7, the DNA window ATGAGGTCTAGCGGAGCGGCATGCTCCGCGTCGGGTCATCAGGCACCCAAAGAAAAACGCCCCGCAATGCGGGGCGTTTTTTGTACAACCGACAACCCGCTCGCTTACAGCGAGTAGTACATGTCGAACTCGATCGGGTGCGTCGTCATGCGGAAGCGGGTGACTTCCTGCATCTTCAGCTCGATGTAGGCATCGATCACGTCGTCGGTGAACACGCCGCCCTTCTTGAGGAACTCGCGGTCGTTGTCCAGGGCGTCGAGCGCCATGTCCAGGCTGTGGCAGACGCGCGGGATCAGCTTGTCCTCTTCCGGCGGCAGGTGGTACAGATCCTTGTCCTGGGCTTCGCCCGGGTGGATCTTGTTCTGGATGCCGTCCAGGCCGGCCATCATCATGGCGGCGAAGGCGAAGTACGGGTTGGCGCTGCTGTCCGGGAAGCGCACTTCGATGCGGCGGCCCTTCGGGTTCGCCACGTACGGAATGCGGATCGAGGCCGAGCGGTTGCGGGCCGAGTAGGCCAGCATGACCGGCGCTTCGAAGCCCGGCACCAGGCGCTTGTAGCTGTTGGTGCCCGGGTTGGTGAAGGCGTTCAGGGCCTTGGCGTGCTTCAGGATGCCGCCGATGTAGTACAGCGCGGTCTCGGAGAGGCCGCCGTACTTGTCACCGGAGAACAGGTTCTTGCCGCCCAGGGCCAGCGACTGGTGGACGTGCATGCCCGAGCCGTTGTCACCGACGATCGGCTTCGGCATGAAGGTGGCGGTCTTGCCGTAGCTGTGCGCCACGTTCTGCACCACGTACTTCAGCTTCAGGACTTCGTCAGCCTTCTGGGTCAGCGTGCCGAACTTCACGCCGATTTCGCACTGGCCGGCAGTGGCGACTTCGTGGTGGTGCACTTCAACGCCCATGCCGACGGCTTCCAGCGTCTCGCACATGGCGGAGCGGATGTCCTGCAGGCTGTCGACCGGCGGAACCGGGAAGTAGCCGCCCTTGATGCCCGGACGGTGACCCATGTTGCCGCCTTCGTAGGCCTTGCCCGAGTTCCAGGCGGCGTTTTCGGCGTCGATCTCGACGAAGCAGCCCTTCATGCCGGAGTCATAACGGATGCTGTCGAAAATGAAGAACTCATTCTCGGGGCCGAAGAAGGCCTGGTCGGCGATGCCGGTGGACTTCACGTAGGCTTCGGCGCGCTTGGCCAGCGAGCGCGGGTCGCGCGAGTAGCCTTCGCGGGTGGACGGCTCGAGCACGTCGCAGGTCAGGACCAGCGTGGTGTCTTCGAAGAACGGATCGATGAAGGCGGTGCTGGCGTCCGGCAGCAGGATCATGTCGGACTCGTTGATGCCCTTCCAGCCCGCGATCGACGAACCGTCGAACATCTTGCCGTCGACGAACAGGTCGTCATCAACGGTGCTGGCGGGAACGGTCACGTGCTGTTCCTTGCCGCGCGTGTCGCAGAAGCGGAAGTCGACGAACTTCACGCTCTTTTCCTGGATAAGCTTCAAAACTTCTTTACCCGACATGGGTTACTCCTGTCACGGTGTGGTGAGAATGGTGTTTGGGCTGGGCTGCCCCCAGCGTGCGCCAAAAAGATGCACGAAGCATGCCATTTTGGCGTCTGACGGGGAACGGCGGGCGGCAGCATGGTAGCGGAAAACCGCAGGAACGGCGCGCCCTGCATAAGCTTATGAGGGCCCGCGAGGCACTGTTTTATTTATTAAAAATTTCTCGCAAAATTTAATATTTAATCTCACGGCCATTGCGATCAACGTGTTCCCGTAAACGCAACGGTATACTCCCGGCCCTTCGCGCGCGGGCGTGAACGAGCACAGGGTTTTTTCGCATGACTTTCCAGGACCTCATCCTCAAGCTCCAGCAGTTCTGGGCCGGCCACGGCTGCGTGATCGTGCAGCCCATGGACATGGAGATGGGTGCCGGCACCTTCCACTGGGCCACCTTCCTGCGCGCCCTGGGCCCCGAGACCTGGAACACCGCCTACGTGCAGCCCAGCCGCCGCCCCACGGACGGCCGCTATGGCGAAAACCCCAACCGCCTGCAGCACTACTACCAGTTCCAGGTGCTGATGAAGCCCTCGCCGGCCAACATCCAGGAGCTGTACCTGGACTCGCTGCGCATGCTCGGCTTCGACCCGCTGACCCACGACATCCGCTTCGTCGAGGACAACTGGGAATCGCCGACGCTGGGCGCCTGGGGCCTGGGCTGGGAGGTCTGGCTCAACGGCATGGAAGTCACCCAGTTCACCTACTTCCAGCAGGTCGGCGGCATCGAGTGCCGGCCGGTGGCGGGCGAGATCACCTACGGCCTCGAGCGCCTGGCGATGTACATCCAGAAGAAGGAAAGCGTCTACGACCTGGTCTGGAGCGACACCGGCGGCCGCGTGGTGACCTATGGCGACGTCTACCACCAGAACGAGGTCGAGCAGTCCACTTACAACTTCGAGCACGCCGACACCGCCACGCTGTTCGAGCGCTTCAGCAAGGCCGAGGCCGAATGCCAGCGCCTGCTGGCGCTGGACCCGCCGCTGCCGTTGCCGGCCCATGAGCGGACCGTGCAGGCCAGCCATGCCTTCAACCTGCTCGACGCCCGCGGCGCGATCAGCGTCACCGAGCGCCAGGCCTACATCCTGCGTGTGCGCACCCTGGCCCGTGCCTGTGCCGAGGCCTATTACAACTCGCGCGCCCGCATCGTCGGCTTCCCCCCGCTGAAAGCGGCCTGAAGTCCTGCGTTCCGAAAAGCCGCCACAGGGCGGCTTTTTTGTTGGCGCCGCGTGACGCAGTTTGCGCCCCGGCCTGCGCGCGCAGGCCTATGATGCGATAGCGGGGCCGGGAACTCCGCATCCGACCACCAGGGGGAAACATGCGCACGATCTTCGCCGCACCGCGGGCACTCACTCATTCGCTGCGCGCGGCCCTGCTGCTCACCGCCATCGGCCTGGCGGCCTGCACCGACATCGACGATGGCGGGCCACTGGCCAACGGCAGCGCCGGCCGCCCCGCGATCATCGGCAACGCCGCCGCCGGCCTGGTCAACGGCCCTGCGGCCGTCGCGCGTTTCGACAATCCCGCCACCGCCGAGGTCGGGCCCGACGGCACGGTCTACGTTGCCGACTTCAACAACAATGCCGTGCGCGCCATCGCGCCCGACGGCACCGTGCGCACGCTGGTGGCACAGGCCGGCTTCGTGCGGCCCTTCGGCATGACGTTCTCGCCCGACGGCAGCCTCTACGTGCAGACCGACGGCAACGACCTGGGCCAGCGCGACGGCACCACCGGCACGGTCTGGCGGGTGAATCCCGCCACCGGGGCGGCGACAGTCGTCGCGCGCAACCTCGGCCGCCCGCGCGGGCTGCTGGCCCTGAGCGGCAACCGCATCGTGCTCAGCGACGTCGCCCATCACGTCATCGCCTTGCTCAACACCACCAGCGGTGCGGTGACGCCGCTGGCCGGCAGCGCCGACATGCCGGGCTTTGCCGACGCCACCGGCGCCGACGCGCGCTTCAGCCGACCCTATGGCGTGGCGCTGGCCGCCGACGGTTCTCTTCTGGTCGCCGACCAGGACAATCACCGCATCCGCCGCGTCACCCTGGCCGGCGTCGTCACCACCTTCGCCGGCACCGGCACCGCGGGCAGCGCCAACGGTCCCGTCGCCACCGCCACCTTCAACGGGCCGCAGGACGTGGCGGTGGACGGCTCCACGGTCTACGTCGCCGACACGCTCAACTACCGGGTGCGCCGCATCGCCGGCGGCAACGTCACGACGATCGCCGGCAGCGGCGTGCGCGGCTTCGCGCCGGGCGAGGGGCTCACCGCGCAGTTCGCCGGTCTGGAGGGCTTCGATCTGACCGACGACGGCAACACGCTGTGGATTGCCGACGGCAGTGGCGGCATGGACGACGGCTTCAACCGCGTGCGCCGCGTGCGGGTGCGCTGAGCCTGGGGCAAAAGAAAAGGCCGCCGGTGATCGGCGGCCTTCTTCATTGCGGCAAGCCCGCAGCCGGCCTTACAGCGCCCAGGCCACCAGCAAGCCGACCAGGCCGAGATGCAGCGTCCACTTGCCGAGCTTGTAGCTGCGCGGATTCTTCTTCTTCAGTGCCTTCATCGTCGCCTTGTAGCTGACGACGGCCCCGCTCAGCCGGTTGCCGACGCCCGAGATGTTGCTGTCGAGGTTGTCGATATAGAACAGGCCGTTGAAGAAGCGCGCGAAGCGGTAGTAGAACCACTGCAGCGGCGCCAGCTTCATCGGCCGGTCGATGTCGGTCATCAGGATCAGGCGGGGGATCTCGGTGTCGTTATAGGCCGAGTGGATGTAGGTTTCGTCGAACAGCACGCTGTCGCCATCGCGCCAGACATAGTGTTCGCCATTGACCATCAGGCCGCATTTTTCAGAGTTCGGCGTCGACAGCCCCAGCGAATAGCGCAGGCTGAACGCGAAGGGGTCATGGTGCTGTGTCAGCTTCTTGCCCGGCATCAGCACGGCGAACAGCGCCAGGTTCATGCCCGGCACCTGGTCGATCAGCGCGCGCGTCCTGGGCGCCAGCGCCTTTGCCGAGGGAATGTCCAGGTCGTAGATCTTCAGGTAGAAGCTCTTCCAGCGGTTGTCGCGGTAGAAGCTGCTGCCCGGCAGGTCATTCTTGATCGCGATGTGGCCCTGGCCGTAAAGCGCCAGCGCTTCGTCGCGGATGATTTCCCAGTTGTCCTGCAGCAGCTTGAGCTGCGGGAAGGTCTCGACCGGCGGCAGGCGCGACTTCGTCGAGACGCGCGAGAGCAGATACGCCGGGATGTTGAGCGGCACCGTGAAGGTGGAGAAATCGGTCAGCTGGCGCGCAAAGGGCAGGTGCACCCGGTTTCGCATCCGGACGAACACCAGCGAGCCGACATAAGTCAGGAATATCACGATCAACACAGTCACAAAGCTTCTCCCATGCGCCGAATATGATAGTCCATGGCTGGGAGTACAGCCCAGGCACCCAAAAGGGCGCCGGATCGCTCCGGCGCCCTGGTCCGCCGCCTCGCGGGGCCCTACACCACCACTACCTTCAAGCCCACCTCGATATTCCCGCGCGTTGCCTTGGAATACGGGCAGAACTGGTGGGCAGCCGCGATCAGCTTGTCCGCGTCCGCCTGCTCCAGGCCGCCGACCCAGGCGGTGATGTCGGCCTTCAGGCCAAAGCCGGTCTCGTCCGGCCCGATGCCCACCGCCACCTCGATCTCCACCGACTTGGGCTTGAGGCCCAGCTTGTTGGCCAGGAAATCCACCGCGCCACCGAAGCAGGCGGCGTAGCCGGCGGCGAACAGGTCTTCCGGCGTGGTGGTGCCCGGCTTGCCGGGCCCCCCCATCGCCTTGGGCACGGAGAGGTCGGCCTTGACCACGCCGTCGCGGGATTCGGTATGGCCGTTGCGGCCGCCGGAGGACACCGCGTGGGCGGTGTAGAGCACATTGACTGCCATGTTTGTCTCCTTCTCGTTGTTCCGATTGTCAGGGCTGCTCAGGCGAGGTCGAAGCGGTCGAGGTTCATGACCTTGACCCAGGCCGCCACGAAGTCGCGCACGAACTTCTCCTGCGAATCCGCACTGGCGTAGACCTCGGCCAGGGCCCGCAGTTGCGAGTTCGAGCCGAACGCCAGGTCGACACGAGTACCGGTCCAGTTCAACGCACCCGTCTTGCGATCGCGCCCCTCGAACACGTCCTTGGCCTCCGTCGCCGCCTTCCACTCGGTGCGCATGTCGAGCAGGTTGAGGAAGAAGTCATTGCTCAAGGTGCCAGGGCGCGCGGTGAACACGCCATGTGGCGACTGGCCGGCATTGACGCCGAGGACGCGCAGGCCGCCGACGAGCACGGTCATCTCGGGCGCGGTCAGCGTCAGCAGCTGCGCCCGGTCGACCAGCAGGGCTTCGGCAGGGATGCCGAGCGGAGCCTTGAGGTAGTTGCGGAAGCCGTCGGCGATGGGCTCGAGCACGGCGAAGGATTCGACGTCGGTCTGGTTCTGCTGCGCGTCGACACGGCCGGGAGCGAACGGAACCTCGATCGTGAAGCCTGCGTTCCTGGCCGCCTGTTCGACACCGACGCCGCCGGCCAGCACGACCAGGTCCGCCAGCGACAGCTTGCCGGAGGCCTTGCCGATCTCCTCGAGCCTGGACAGCACCGGGGCCAGGCCGGCCGGGTCATTGACCGCCCAGTCCTTCTGCGGGGCGAGGCGGATGCGCGCGCCGTTGGCACCGCCGCGCTTGTCGCCGCCGCGGAAGGTGGAGGCCGAGGCCCAGGCGGTCGATATCAGTTGCGCCACCGTCAGTCCCGAGGCGGCGATCTGCGCCTTCAGCGCGGCGATGTCGGCGGCGCCCGGCGCCGGCAGCGCCGCCTGCGGCAGCGGGTCCTGCCAGATCAGGTCTTCCTTGGGCACCTCCGGCCCCAGGTAACGGGCCTTCGGACCCATGTCGCGGTGGGTCAGCTTGAACCAGGCGCGGGCAAAGGCCTCTGCGAAGGCCTGCGGATCGTCGCGGAAGCGCAGGGAGATCTTGCCGAACTCCGGGTCGAACCGCATGGTGAGATCGGTGGTCAGCATGGTCGGCTTGTGCCGCTTCGCCGGGTCGTGCGCGTCCGGGATGATCTCCGGCGCATCCTTGGCGGTCCACTGCTTCGCGCCGGCGGGCGAGCGCGTCATCTCCCATTCGTACTTGAACAGGTTCTCGAAGAAGTTGTTGCTCCACAGCGCCGGTGTCTTGGTCCAGGTCACCTCCAGGCCGCTGGAAACGGTGTCGCCGCCATGGCCGCGGCCGTAGCTGCTGATCCAGCCCAGGCCCTGTGCCTCGATCGGCGCGGCTTCCGGGTCGGGGCCCTTGTGCGATTCCGGCGCGGCGCCGTGGGCCTTGCCGAAGCTGTGGCCGCCGGCGATCAGCGCGACGATTTCCTCGTCGTCCATCGCCATGCGGTAGAAGGTGCTGCGGATGTCCTTGGCGGCGGCCAGGTAGTCGCCGCTGGCGTTGGGGCCCTCCGGGTTCACGTAGATCAGGCCCATGTGGGTCGCGGCCAGGTTGTTGTCCAGCTCGCGGTCGCCGCTGAAGCGCTGGTCATCCCCCAGCCAGGCGGTTTCGCTGCCCCAGTTCACGTCCTGGTCCGGCTCCCACACGTCCTCGCGGCCGGCGGCGAAGCCGAAGGTGCGGAAGCCCATGCTCTCCAGCGCGACGTTGCCGGCCAGGATCATCAGGTCGGCCCAGGAGATCTTCTGGCCGTACTTCTGCTTGATCGGCCAGAGCAATCGGCGCGACTTGTCGATGTTGACGTTGTCCGGCCAGGAATTGAGCGGAGCGAAGCGCTGCTGGCCGCGGCCGCCGCCTCCGCGACCGTCGCCGGTGCGGTAGGTGCCGGCGCTGTGCCAGGCCATGCGGATGAACTGCGGGCCGTAGTGGCCGAAGTCGGCCGGCCACCAGTCCTGCGAATCGGTCATCAGCTGCACCAGGTCCTTCTTCAGCGCGGCGTAGTCGAGCTTCCCGAACTCCCTGCGGTAGTCGAACGACCCGCCCAGCGGATCGGACTTGGACGAGTGCTGGTGCAGGATGTCCAGGCGCAACTGGTTGGGCCACCAGTCGCGGTTGGACCGGCCGCTGCCGGCGCTGTGGTGGAAGGGACATTTGGCTTCGGTCATGGCTTCTCTCTCCTCGGGGACACGGGAAACGGCTGGAACGAGCCTCATCCTGACGGCGGCGGGTCGATAAATGAAATTGTTTGTTTGTTTTGAGTCGATAGTTTTTACTGTTGAAAGGGCCTCCGAGGCCGGATTGGCGTAAATGCCGCCGATCCCGGAGAATTGCGCGCTCTTTTTACCTCAAAAAGCCTTACAAACCCATGGCGCGCGACCTGCTGCTCGAACTCGGCACCGAAGACCTCCCGGCCCGTTACGTCGTCCCGCTGGCCGAGGCCCTGCGTGGCGGTATCGCCGGCGGGCTCGAGAAGCGCGGCATCGCCCCGGGCGATGTGCAGCTCTTCGCCACCCCGCGCCGCATCGCCGTACTGCTGTCCGGCGTTGCCGACACCCAGCCCGACCAGGCCATCGAGCGCCTCGGCCCGGCCCTGGCCGCCGCCCTCAAGGATGGCCAGCCTACTCCCGCCGCCCTGGGTTTTGCCAAGTCCTGCGGCGTCGAGTTCTCCGCCCTGGGCCAGAAGGACGGCAAACTGCACTTCGCCAGGACCGCGCCGGGCCGTGCCACCGCCGAACTGCTGCCGGAAATCTTCGAGGAAACGCTCAAGCAGATGGACGAGCTGGTGCCCAAGCGCATGCGCTGGGGCTCCGGCGAGGAAACTTTCGTCCGCCCGGTGCAGTGGATCGTCTGCCTGTTCGGCAATGACGTGGTGCCGCTGCAGCGCTTCGGCCTCAAGTCCGGCCGCAGCAGCTACGGTCATCGCTTCCATGCGCCGGCGCCGATCGAGCTGCAGGCACCCGCCGGCTACCGCGCCGCGCTGCGCGCCGCCAGCGTCTGGGCCGACGTGGCCGAGCGCAAGGCGGAGATCCGCAAGCAGATCGAGTCCGAGGCCGCGAAACTTGGCGGCCACGCCCGCATCACCGAGGACCTGCTCGATGAAGTGACTGCCCTGGTCGAGCGCCCGGTCGCCATCACCGGCCACTTCGAGGAACGCTTCCTGGAGCTGCCGCCGGAAGTGATCGTGGCGACGGTGGAAACCAACCAGCGCTACTTCACAGTGTTCAGCGACGCCGCGCAGACGCAACTGACCAATGCCTTCATCACCATTTCCAACATCGAGTCGCGTGATGTCGCCCAGGTCATCGCCGGCAACGAGCGCGTGGTCCGCCCGCGCCTGACCGATGCGCTGTTCTTCTGGCAGCAGGATCTGAAGCAGCCACTGTCCGCCTACGGCGAGAAGCTGGCCGCGGTCACCTTCCAGAAGGACCTGGGCAGCACCGCCGACAAGGTCAAGCGCGTGCGCGCGCTGGCGGGCGGTCTCGCCGTCGAGCTGAAGGCCGATGTCGCCGCCGTCGAGCGCGCCGCCGAGCTGTGCAAGGCCGACCTCGTCACCAAGATGGTCTACGAGTTCCCGGAACTGCAGGGCCTGATGGGCGGCTACTACGCCGCCAAGGCCGGCGAGGGCGCTGCCGTGGCCAGCGCCATCCGCGAGCACTACCTGCCGGCGCAGCAGGGCACCCGGATTCCGTCGACCCGCGAGGGCCAGATCCTGGCGCTGGCCGACAAGCTGGACACGCTGGCGGGCATCTTCGCCATCGGCCAGAAGCCCACTGCCAGCAAGGATCCCTATGGCCTGCGCCGCGCTGCGCTGTCGGCCCTGCGCATCTGCATCGAGGGCGGCTTGCCGCTGGACCTGCGCGCCGTGCTGAAGAGCGCGCTGGACACGCAGCCCGCCGGCAAGCGCGACGCCGCGCTGCTGGAGGAACTGGTCGAGTTCGTCATGGAGCGCCTGCGCGCCTGGCTGGTCGGCCAGGAGATCGGCGGCCGCGCGATCACGGTGGAGATGTTCGAGTCGGTGCGCGCCATGGGCATCACCCAGCCGCTGGATTTCCAGCGCCGCGTGCAGGCCGTGCAGGCCTTCGTCGCCCAGCCCGCCGCGCCCAACCTCGCCGCCGCCAACAAGCGCGTGCGCAACATCCTCAAGCAGGCGGGTAGCGTCGGCGGCACGGTCGATGCCGCGAAGTTCCAGCACGATGCCGAGCGCGCCCTGCATGCCAAGCTGGGCGAAGTCGAGACACTGAATGCCAGCACCGCCGACTACACCGCGCAACTGGTCAACCTGGCCGCCCTGCGCGAGCCGGTGGATGCCTTCTTCGACGGCGTGATGGTCAATGCCGACGACGTCGGCGTGCGCGCCAACCGCCTTGCGCTGCTGGCGCAGCTGGACCGGGCTTGCCGGTCGGTGGCGGATCTGTCGCAGCTGCCGGGCTGACGAACCTGCTCTTCTTTCGTGGGAGCGGCCTTGGCCGCGATCTTTTGATGTTGCGAAAGATCGCGGCCAAGGCCGCTCCCACGTGAGTCTCCTCGCTGTATCGTAGGAGCGGCTGTTAGCCGCGATAACCCTTGATCGCGGCTAACAGCCGCTCCTACGAAAGACCAGGCGCCGCCATGAAGCTCGTAATCCTCGACCGCGACGGCGTCATCAACGAAGAACTCAGCGACCCCATGCGTTCGGTCGCCGAGTTCCATCCCATCCCCGGCAGCCTCGAGGCCATCGCGCGCCTCTGCCAGGCGGGCTTTCGCGTGTTCCTGGCCAGCAACCAGCCCGGCCTCGGCCGCGGCGAGGTGGACTACGAGAACTTCGCCGCGCAGAACGGCCACCTGCAGAAATTCCTCGCCGAAATGGGCGGGCGCATCGACGGTACTTTCTTCGCCCCCGACCACCCGGACCGCGCCGGCCCCATGCGCAAGCCGGCCCCCGGCATGCTGCTGGACCTGGCCAAGCGCCTGGGTGTCAGCCTGGAACTCGTGCCGGCAGTGGGAGACTCGATCCACGACATCGAAGCCGCCCAGGCCGCCGGTGCGCGCCCTGTTTTGGTGCGCACCGGCAATGGCGTTCGCACCGAAAAAGAGCACGCACTAAAAGGGGTCGCGATCTACGATGACCTCGCGGCCTTCGCTTCGGCGCTCATCGCTGCCCAGCAGGCTCTCCCAGCTGTTAACTAGCCCCGTGTCGCCATCCATGGCGGGACCTTGGCTACCTGATTGACCCCCGGCCCATGTTTGGCTTACTTCGGCATGACATCGAGTCATGCCTCAGCGAGGCCAAACATTCCATGGCCGGGCGTTCGGCGGGGTGAATGTCCACTGGACATTCACCTGTTTCCGCCGAACCCGCAAGCCGCGTAATCCTCCCGCCGCCGATCGATCTCCACGCCCATCGCCTTCACGCCCGACAGCGCCCCCGGCTTGTTGATGGCCAGGCGCAGGCTGAGGATCGGGAACTGCTGGAACAGCTGCCGCGACAGCCGCTCGGCCAGGGTCTCCAGCAGGCCGACGTGGGTCTTGCCGACGAACTCCACCACCATGGCCGTGACCGCGGCGTAGTCGATGGTGTCGCGCACGCGGTCGCTGGACGCGGCCTCGCGGATGTCGGTACCCATCTCCAGGTCCAGGATCAGCGGACGCGGCGTGCGC includes these proteins:
- a CDS encoding aspartyl/asparaginyl beta-hydroxylase domain-containing protein, with amino-acid sequence MTVLIVIFLTYVGSLVFVRMRNRVHLPFARQLTDFSTFTVPLNIPAYLLSRVSTKSRLPPVETFPQLKLLQDNWEIIRDEALALYGQGHIAIKNDLPGSSFYRDNRWKSFYLKIYDLDIPSAKALAPRTRALIDQVPGMNLALFAVLMPGKKLTQHHDPFAFSLRYSLGLSTPNSEKCGLMVNGEHYVWRDGDSVLFDETYIHSAYNDTEIPRLILMTDIDRPMKLAPLQWFYYRFARFFNGLFYIDNLDSNISGVGNRLSGAVVSYKATMKALKKKNPRSYKLGKWTLHLGLVGLLVAWAL
- the glnA gene encoding glutamate--ammonia ligase, with the translated sequence MSGKEVLKLIQEKSVKFVDFRFCDTRGKEQHVTVPASTVDDDLFVDGKMFDGSSIAGWKGINESDMILLPDASTAFIDPFFEDTTLVLTCDVLEPSTREGYSRDPRSLAKRAEAYVKSTGIADQAFFGPENEFFIFDSIRYDSGMKGCFVEIDAENAAWNSGKAYEGGNMGHRPGIKGGYFPVPPVDSLQDIRSAMCETLEAVGMGVEVHHHEVATAGQCEIGVKFGTLTQKADEVLKLKYVVQNVAHSYGKTATFMPKPIVGDNGSGMHVHQSLALGGKNLFSGDKYGGLSETALYYIGGILKHAKALNAFTNPGTNSYKRLVPGFEAPVMLAYSARNRSASIRIPYVANPKGRRIEVRFPDSSANPYFAFAAMMMAGLDGIQNKIHPGEAQDKDLYHLPPEEDKLIPRVCHSLDMALDALDNDREFLKKGGVFTDDVIDAYIELKMQEVTRFRMTTHPIEFDMYYSL
- a CDS encoding organic hydroperoxide resistance protein, whose amino-acid sequence is MAVNVLYTAHAVSSGGRNGHTESRDGVVKADLSVPKAMGGPGKPGTTTPEDLFAAGYAACFGGAVDFLANKLGLKPKSVEIEVAVGIGPDETGFGLKADITAWVGGLEQADADKLIAAAHQFCPYSKATRGNIEVGLKVVVV
- the glyQ gene encoding glycine--tRNA ligase subunit alpha, with the translated sequence MTFQDLILKLQQFWAGHGCVIVQPMDMEMGAGTFHWATFLRALGPETWNTAYVQPSRRPTDGRYGENPNRLQHYYQFQVLMKPSPANIQELYLDSLRMLGFDPLTHDIRFVEDNWESPTLGAWGLGWEVWLNGMEVTQFTYFQQVGGIECRPVAGEITYGLERLAMYIQKKESVYDLVWSDTGGRVVTYGDVYHQNEVEQSTYNFEHADTATLFERFSKAEAECQRLLALDPPLPLPAHERTVQASHAFNLLDARGAISVTERQAYILRVRTLARACAEAYYNSRARIVGFPPLKAA
- the folB gene encoding dihydroneopterin aldolase, translating into MDKIFLRGLEVETLIGIHAWEQRTPRPLILDLEMGTDIREAASSDRVRDTIDYAAVTAMVVEFVGKTHVGLLETLAERLSRQLFQQFPILSLRLAINKPGALSGVKAMGVEIDRRREDYAACGFGGNR
- a CDS encoding SMP-30/gluconolactonase/LRE family protein; this translates as MRTIFAAPRALTHSLRAALLLTAIGLAACTDIDDGGPLANGSAGRPAIIGNAAAGLVNGPAAVARFDNPATAEVGPDGTVYVADFNNNAVRAIAPDGTVRTLVAQAGFVRPFGMTFSPDGSLYVQTDGNDLGQRDGTTGTVWRVNPATGAATVVARNLGRPRGLLALSGNRIVLSDVAHHVIALLNTTSGAVTPLAGSADMPGFADATGADARFSRPYGVALAADGSLLVADQDNHRIRRVTLAGVVTTFAGTGTAGSANGPVATATFNGPQDVAVDGSTVYVADTLNYRVRRIAGGNVTTIAGSGVRGFAPGEGLTAQFAGLEGFDLTDDGNTLWIADGSGGMDDGFNRVRRVRVR
- the katG gene encoding catalase/peroxidase HPI, which gives rise to MTEAKCPFHHSAGSGRSNRDWWPNQLRLDILHQHSSKSDPLGGSFDYRREFGKLDYAALKKDLVQLMTDSQDWWPADFGHYGPQFIRMAWHSAGTYRTGDGRGGGGRGQQRFAPLNSWPDNVNIDKSRRLLWPIKQKYGQKISWADLMILAGNVALESMGFRTFGFAAGREDVWEPDQDVNWGSETAWLGDDQRFSGDRELDNNLAATHMGLIYVNPEGPNASGDYLAAAKDIRSTFYRMAMDDEEIVALIAGGHSFGKAHGAAPESHKGPDPEAAPIEAQGLGWISSYGRGHGGDTVSSGLEVTWTKTPALWSNNFFENLFKYEWEMTRSPAGAKQWTAKDAPEIIPDAHDPAKRHKPTMLTTDLTMRFDPEFGKISLRFRDDPQAFAEAFARAWFKLTHRDMGPKARYLGPEVPKEDLIWQDPLPQAALPAPGAADIAALKAQIAASGLTVAQLISTAWASASTFRGGDKRGGANGARIRLAPQKDWAVNDPAGLAPVLSRLEEIGKASGKLSLADLVVLAGGVGVEQAARNAGFTIEVPFAPGRVDAQQNQTDVESFAVLEPIADGFRNYLKAPLGIPAEALLVDRAQLLTLTAPEMTVLVGGLRVLGVNAGQSPHGVFTARPGTLSNDFFLNLLDMRTEWKAATEAKDVFEGRDRKTGALNWTGTRVDLAFGSNSQLRALAEVYASADSQEKFVRDFVAAWVKVMNLDRFDLA
- the glyS gene encoding glycine--tRNA ligase subunit beta — protein: MARDLLLELGTEDLPARYVVPLAEALRGGIAGGLEKRGIAPGDVQLFATPRRIAVLLSGVADTQPDQAIERLGPALAAALKDGQPTPAALGFAKSCGVEFSALGQKDGKLHFARTAPGRATAELLPEIFEETLKQMDELVPKRMRWGSGEETFVRPVQWIVCLFGNDVVPLQRFGLKSGRSSYGHRFHAPAPIELQAPAGYRAALRAASVWADVAERKAEIRKQIESEAAKLGGHARITEDLLDEVTALVERPVAITGHFEERFLELPPEVIVATVETNQRYFTVFSDAAQTQLTNAFITISNIESRDVAQVIAGNERVVRPRLTDALFFWQQDLKQPLSAYGEKLAAVTFQKDLGSTADKVKRVRALAGGLAVELKADVAAVERAAELCKADLVTKMVYEFPELQGLMGGYYAAKAGEGAAVASAIREHYLPAQQGTRIPSTREGQILALADKLDTLAGIFAIGQKPTASKDPYGLRRAALSALRICIEGGLPLDLRAVLKSALDTQPAGKRDAALLEELVEFVMERLRAWLVGQEIGGRAITVEMFESVRAMGITQPLDFQRRVQAVQAFVAQPAAPNLAAANKRVRNILKQAGSVGGTVDAAKFQHDAERALHAKLGEVETLNASTADYTAQLVNLAALREPVDAFFDGVMVNADDVGVRANRLALLAQLDRACRSVADLSQLPG
- a CDS encoding D-glycero-alpha-D-manno-heptose-1,7-bisphosphate 7-phosphatase produces the protein MKLVILDRDGVINEELSDPMRSVAEFHPIPGSLEAIARLCQAGFRVFLASNQPGLGRGEVDYENFAAQNGHLQKFLAEMGGRIDGTFFAPDHPDRAGPMRKPAPGMLLDLAKRLGVSLELVPAVGDSIHDIEAAQAAGARPVLVRTGNGVRTEKEHALKGVAIYDDLAAFASALIAAQQALPAVN